The genomic window AAAGCACGACTTGAAAAATATCACCTTCCAAGATATACTCCTTCGCCTTTTTCACTTTTTCAATAAAATCTTCTTTCTTTATGGAAGCCTTGAAGGTGGATAATAAAACTTCATCTGATCCGCTTTTCGCAGTTCCAAACTGGATTTCCACCAATCTCTTTTCATGTAAGATTTTCAGCTCGGATAAATGGCTAAATAATGGGATAGAAATTAACTGTACTTTTTGTTCAAGATGATCAAACACGACCACTTCCTCGAAAAACATTAAATGAACATCAGGAATGTTTAATTCATCTTTTGGGATAACCCCAATATTTTCATATTGACGTATGATATCATAGCCAACATACCCAACAGCCCCACCACAAAATGGGAAATCCTTAATTACATCCTGATCAAGAGGTGCTAATACATTTTTCAGTACTTCTAGTGGCTTCTCCTGAATCAATTTCCTCTCGTTTGCCGAAATGATAGTACAGCCATTATCTTCACCGATTAATTCCATAACTGGATCAACACCAATGAAGGAGTACCTCCCTGCCTTTTCATGTTTTAGCGAGCTTTCAAATAGAAATTTTTTTGCCCCATTAAGTCGCTGGTAAATAAGAATGGGTGTTAATGTATCCCCTTCAATTTCACTAATCAATATTTCCTCTACTTTCGGCATGATGCACTCTCCTTATTGGTTTTAAAAAATAAAAAAGTCCCCTATACGCACAATATTTGTGCATATAGAGGACGTATCGTTGACCGTGGTGCCACCTCAAATTTAGAGCAGCTAACTGCTCCCTTGTTCAGGTACGGATGTACAATATAGTAACATCGATACCCTATCCATATAACGGTGGAATTCCGTGCTACCCTACTGTCCTTCAAGAAGCCTCTCGTAAGTCCATTCCAACTGCTCTCCACGTACCGGTTCTCACCCTTTCCGGCTCTCTGTAACGCTTCTGAACATTGTACTACTCTTACTCAACGATTTAGTTATTCTTTTTTTAAATACAAAAAGGGCCTCCCTCCAAAAAAGGACGAGAGACCCGTGGTGCCACCTTCATTAGCTAAAAATTAGCTCACTTAACAGATATCAAAATGATCATCATTTGAATATCTGTCTCTTGTAACGATGAGACCGTTCGCCAAAGCCTACTGCTCCTCATAGGAAGGTTCGATTTGGAGGCTCGGAAGTCCATTCGCTATTACGATTACACTGATTTCCACCACCCATCAGCTCTCTAAAGTACTCGTAAAAGTTACTACTCTTCGTCAACGCCGTACGTTATGTTGTTTATTATATTATTCTTAATTATACAAAAAGTCAATAAGAAATATTAATATTTTTTAAAGTGCCTTCATAAGCCTGTTTCTCCAAACTTCCGCAAGCTCTTCTAACTGAATTAGCTCCTCAATCGCTTCACGATTTTTCCGATCATGAAACATTAGTTGATTTCCAGCTAACACAGAAAACTTCTCTTGCCTGCGCTCCATTAATGTCAGGGAAGAGTCAGCTTTCACTATTCCCTCCTGCAGGACCCTAAAGAAATAGCCGGTATATCCAGTCTCCACTACCCTGCTTAGCAGGTTCTCTGCTTTGTTATGCTTGGATATGGATGTACATGGCACCCTCCCTTGAGAAACCTGAATAATTGCTTCACCAAGTGAAAAAATATCGCCAATATATACGTCCTTTTCTTGATGATCAGCCACGCTAATATTTTCCCCAAATGCAGGCATCTGAAATGGCTTTTGAAATTCATTTTCCCATTGCTCATAATGCTCAATTGGGTATAAGCAAACGGCCCTGTCTGGTCCACCATGAACTTCAGGGTTTCCAACTGAATCTCCCTTAAATCCGTCTTTTGTCAGCAAAACTTCACTCACTGGCCTTTTTCTTATAGCCGAATTAAATGTTACACCATCCCATAAATGAAGATTCGGCCTTCCAATATTTAATGCCAAAATTTGATTCCCCATTATTTACACCTCGAATATTGATATTATTTCCTTGTATCAGCCTTCTACCCATTATAATACATGACAATGAATTCCAATTATTATTTACCATAAAAGACCTTACTACTTTCTTTTTTAAAAGCCATATTAATATTAGGTATGATAATTAAGGGGATGGATGTTCAATGGAGCATGTTGAAAAATTAGAAATTGGAGGCCAAAAGGCAAAGAAAAAGTCCAGACGCAATGTCCATAACAAAAAGTGGGCTGTTCTGTCACTCGCTACGATTCCACTTGTCATGACACTTGGAAATTCCATGCTAATTCCTGTTCTGCCTGCCATGGAGAAAAACCTTAATATAACCTCGCTGCAAACTAGTATGATTCTGACCGTATATTCAATTGTAGCCATAATCCTAATCCCAGTAGCGGGGGGGTTATCGGACTATATCGGACGAAAGAAGGTCATTATCCCCAGCCTCTTAATTGCTGGAATAGGAGGACTCATCTCAGGATGGGCAGCCTGGAAAGCCAATGATGCTTATTGGATCATTCTTTGCGGACGTGCTTTACAAGGGGTTGGGGCGGCGGGCGCAGCCCCCATTGTCATGCCACTTATTGGTGATATGTTTAAAAGCGATGATGAAGTGAGTAGTTCCCTAGGGATGATTGAAACATCAAATACATTTGGTAAAGTTCTTAGTCCTATACTTGGAGCCTATCTAGCAAGTTTTTTTTGGTTTCTCCCCTTTTTTGCCTTTCCAGTGTTTTGCGCACTTTCAATATTACTTGTATGGCTTTTAATCAAAACACCTAAAGAACGTGAGGAGCCCGTTCCATTCAAGCAGTTTTTAGTAAATATCAAAAAGACATTTACACATAATGGAAAATGGCTGTATGCCATCTTTGTCATAGGTGTCATCATGATGTTTGTATTGTTTGGCGTTTTGTTTTACTTATCTGATGTACTGGAGAAAAAATATGACATCATTAACATAAAAAAAGGGCTGCTGCTTGCCGTACCTTTAGGAGCATTATGTTTAGCCTCTTTTATAACAGGAAAAATAATAAAAGAAAACAAAATTTTAATGAAATGGATCATTTTTGGTGGCACTGTATTAACTGCCGTTTCTGTCGGTATATTAAGTTTTTCAAATGGATTATGGTTCATGCTAATTTTATTTACCTTTGGAGGTATCGGAATAGGAGTAGCCCTTCCCTGTTTAGATGCCTTAATTACATGTGGAATTGAAAAAAAGGAAAGAGGAACCATTACATCCATTTATAGTTCAATGAGGTTTATTGGTGTTGCTGCAGGTCCTCCGGTCATGGCGTTGCTTATGAAAAATACAGAAAAGTTATTATTTTATTTCTTAAGCGGCCTTACTGTCATAGCCATCCTTGCCACTTTTATGGCTATAAAGCCTGATGAAGAGAATGCTTAGAGAAAAGAACTTCAGGATGACTTTCTAAATCATTTATGTTATCCTTTAGTTATATAAATAAAATAATTAAATGACCGCAGGTGTTGGAGCACCCACGGTCATCCGCAATAGTCGTTCCCTTAGGGGATCGGCCAGTCCAAAGACTAGACCTCTCCTCAATTATCAGGTCAAGGGAGGTCTATTTTTTGTGGTTAAAAGATAAGACAGCAATGATTAGACTTGAAAAAGAAATCATAATCATAATCGTTTCAAATACTGTCAAAGGCATCACCCCCTTTCAAACGGGGTTAGCCGACCACCCTTGAGAAAACTCCCTATTGCTTCTCCATTATAACACAAACTTGCCCCAACAAAAGAACGTATGTTCTATATTTGTAAAAATGATGCTTTCCTACTAGAATTATGTAAATCTTCAAACAGAGAAAGCTTGTTATTCTGAAAAAAATAACCACCAAAAGGTGGTTTCACTCCTCTATTCCTTCAATCTAGGCTTAGCAGGATTACAATCAGGTTTTTCTGCCTGTGTTGATTCTGCAAGTTTTGTTAAATAGTAGCATTCTTCTCTGAACATATGGTCTGCCATTAGCGCCGAAAATGTTCCTAATGCCTCTTTACTTAACCGCAATTCCTCAATTTCATCTAAAAAGTTCATAAACAGCTTCATTTCTAGTGATACATCTTTATTAAATTTTTGCAGGGCTGGGAAAGAACTCAGATTAGTTCGAAGAAATCCCGTCAATTCAACAGCCTTTAAATAAAAGGCTTCAAAATCCTTCGTAAACGTATCACTCAATTTTTTTATTCTTTTTTCAGGAAGTTCCATATTATCAGAAATTGCCCCTGCATGCCCTGCAGCATCCAAAAGCCAAAGCAAATGGTGATGTAGCTCATGAAAGATTGGTGGAGCTTCCTCGTTTTTCAGATATTTTAAAATAAGTAAATACTCATCTACTTCGTTTACCATATGATTCATAAATGTTGGTCCGAGGTGAATCTTTACTTTTCCAACGAGATGGCGCTCAAGAATTGTAAGCTTAAACTGTCTAATCTTCTTGGCTTCTTCATCTGCTCTCAAACTTAGCTCCAGTAAATTCTCTGCCTCCACTCGACCAAGGAGCTGATCAAAAACCCCAATAAAATAATTGGCTTCTTGAATGAATTCTTTCTCTGACGGTGCAAGAGAATCAAGGATAAATCGTGCATGGTCTCCTAATACTTGCAGCCAAAATCCATGCTCAAATTTTGCAGCCTTTTCGAAGCTTGCAGCCAAACAATCTCCTCCTTTTGACAGTTGTCTCTTAAAAGCTTATCGAGGAAATTAGGTCTTTATGACATATAAATCTTTTAATCATAAAAGGACATTAATCATGAAAACATGGATTAATGTCCTGTATTATTAAAAGTGAAAGGCAGAAAGCTGCTCATTCAATACTTCAGCTTGATAACCGTTTGTTTGCAAATAGGTTAGCAGGGCTGGCAGATGCTCTGCTGTTGTTCTTAAATCATGCAGTAAGATGATAATAGGTTTGTCATTATGTTGAATTTGTTCGATTTGCCCAATAACTCTGTCAACATATTCACCATTTTTATATTTCCAATCCTCACTATCCACTGTCCAATCCCATAGATGAAATCCGGCTGCTTCAACAGCTTCCTTATAGGAAGGCTTCATATATGGTGCTGAACCATAAGGTGTTCTAATTAAGGATGTGCCTGTACCCGTCATTTTCATTAAAGTGGCTTGAGCTATTGCCATTTCGTTCACTACTGTCTTTTCCGAACGATAAATTTTGGCAACATTATGAGTAACTCCGTGTAGGGCGGGGATATGACCATTTTTTATAATCGCATCTAACTCTTTAGGATATGCTCTCATATTAGGCTCAAGCATAAAAAAAGTGGCTTTCATATTATACGTATTCAATGTTTGCAGTATGTCTAATGTAAAGGCGGAAGGTCCGTCATCGAAAGTTAAATAAATGACTTTTTGTTCATTTTGCTGATTTTTCTGTGAGTCTTCGTGTTTTACAGAGCCGTTTTCTTCAAGATTACTAGTTTTTATACTTTGTGCAGGATCATGTTCTTCTGGTTTATTTTTCACTTCTTGATCATCTAGTGGTTGTTTATTTTGTTCTTGAGCCAATTTTTTCTTTAATGTGTAATAAGCTTGAAGCTTGTTATTCATTGAGCCATTCATCTCATCAATATGATCAAAATGCCTCTTTGTAAGTAAGGAATACATAATATTAATAGGCTGTGTTAAACTAGAAACTGCCAATGCCTCACTATGATTATTTGAATTAACCGTTGCAAAAACCAAAGTCAAACAAACCATAATTGAAATCAGTAATTTTCCCCTCGTATATGTTGTCTTTCTCTTCCTTTTTTTTCTCACGGAGGCTCACCTTTCCTGCTAGTATTCGTCTATTAATATTAAGAAAAGTTGTCATATTTAACTATTTCATTACAAAACAATTAAATTTTCACTACAATTCTCCTTTCTTTAAGATTACCTAATCTCTCATTCTTTTTCAATTCTTTCCAATAATTAATAAATATTTTGTAGATAGACGTAATGAAACATGATCTTTCTAAATAATTTGCTCTTAAAATATAAATGTGATAGAATTCTTTCTAACAACATATAGTATTTCTTTTTACCCTTATATACTATATGTTGTTGATATTGCGAATTATTTCTTAATTGATCCAAGGTCTCTTTTTTTATCCGCTCCTCATGGGCGGAATTTTTTTGCGAAAAAAAAGCTCTTGCATGAAGGCAAGAACTGCAATTGTTACGTAATTTCCTAAATACTTATTCATAATCACGGTTTTTGTCATTTTGTTCATACACCTGGGTGATTAATTCTTTAAATCTAATCATCCCATCATCAAGGCTTTCCCTCGGTAAATACCTCGCAGCATAAAGAATTTCCTGCTCAGAGGTCAAAAAAACATTTAGCGGCCCTTCCCCTTTTCCCACCATCTTTTGGCACTTGCTCAAGTATAGAGCAGCAATATCTGGATGCTCTTCCTTGTCAATCATAATGCAAATAAACCGATTATTTAATAATTGGGCTGTCTCCTCATCTTCAAACGAATCCCGACCCATGAGAGCACACAAATGGCAATGACTATCCGCTATATAGACAAACACCAGCTTCCCTTCCCTCTTCGCCTTATCAAACGCTTCCTCCGACCATTCCAGCCAGTTGACCGGATTCCGTTCATGTTTCTTTAAAAAAGGACTTCTGGATAAAACTAACCAATTGTATGTTGGTGAATAACGATCTTCTGATAGGAATGACTGCATTTTTTTCACTTCTCCTTAAATCGGAAAATACGTCAAACTAGACGATAATCTACGATCAATATAAACATATGACATTGATATTATTTCCATTAAGACAAGGAAAAATTAATAAACATTCATGACTTTCAATTAGATGCTAAATAGGTCCGCATAACTTGCTCAGCACCTTGCTCCAACAAAATAGCAGCATTCGCAATGGCTTCTTGAAGAGTGATAGGCGAATTAATAATGCTATGAACACTTGTAATGCCATGTTCATATAAAACATCTATTCCTTTCCCAATCGATCCAGTTAGTGCAAAGACTGGAATACCTTTGATTTTAGCTGCTTCAGCCACGCCCATGGGTGTCTTTCCTGAGGCGGTTTGGAAATCAATTTGACCTTCGCCGGTGAATACACAATCGGCGTCTGCCAAATGGTCACTAAGCCCTGAATATTCAATGACTAGATCAATTCCCCGCTTTGTAACTGATGGAAAAAAGGCTTGGAAGGCTCCGCCAATTCCGCCCGCCGCTCCAGCACCAGGCATATCATGCAGGCGGATGCCTGTTTTTATTCCTACTAAGTCTGCCCAATGTCTTAAGTTGTTGTCTAGAATTTCAACCATTTCTGGTGTAGCTCCTTTTTGCGGTCCAAACACAAAAGATGCTCCATTTTCCCCTACTAATGGATTCTGAACATCCGTGGCAATTAAAAATTCACAATTAGCAATTCGGGAATCGAACTCTTGATCATCAATATGAGCAATCCTTATTAGTTCGGATCCCCCATATCCGACTGGCTCTCCATTTGCATCGAGAAACTTCATTCCTAGTGCTTGAAGCATACCAACCCCACCATCATTGGTAGCACTTCCACCTATAGCTAAAATAAATTTACTGCACCCATCATCTAAAGCCTTTTTAATAAGCTGACCAGTTCCAAAGGTTGTAGCAGTCATAGGATTGAGCCTTGCAGAATCAATGAGACATAATCCTGATGCACTAGCCATTTCGATCACGCATGTTTCCTGATCACCTAAAATTCCATAAGCTGCTTGTACAGGATGGAGTAAAGGCCCCTTTACCTTATGCTCGACTTTATGGCCATTTGTAGCAGAAACTAGACTGTCCATCGTCCCTTCGCCGCCGTCTGCCACTGGAACTAGAACGGTTTCTGCATGCAGAATCGCATTTTTTACCCCTTTTTCAATAGCTTGAGCTGCTTCAAGTGCTGTTAAACTCCTCTTGAATGAATCCGGTGCAATCACTATTTTCATTTTACATGCCACCTTTTTAAATATAATGCATTATATGTAAAGTTTTATTTATAGAAAAATCAGAAAATTATTCAACCTTTATTTACTATTATAAGTTTAAGCTCGTTTAAATGGTATTAAAAAATGTCTAATCAAAAGAGGTCCATGCATGTGGGCATGAACCAAATCTTTTTATATTTATATCAGTATCCCATCCTAGTCACATTCAGCTTACCTTTCTATTAAAATTACCGTTGGACAATCACATATCCAAAGATCATGAATATTTTAGTGAAGTAAGGATAGGAGTGTGCCTTAACCATGATATTACTTAGAGATTCAGAGCTGGAAAATCTTCATACAGAATCTTGGCATAAGAAAGCTTACGAGCTATTTAAGCTAAAAATGACAGATGCGAATCAATTATTTCCTTGTATCCCTGCTCTTTTAGGATTAAAGTCTGGACACCTAAGATACGGCTTCATTGGCAGCCCGTTAAAATATGAGACCTCTTACGAAC from Bacillus sp. DTU_2020_1000418_1_SI_GHA_SEK_038 includes these protein-coding regions:
- a CDS encoding polysaccharide deacetylase family protein — protein: MRKKRKRKTTYTRGKLLISIMVCLTLVFATVNSNNHSEALAVSSLTQPINIMYSLLTKRHFDHIDEMNGSMNNKLQAYYTLKKKLAQEQNKQPLDDQEVKNKPEEHDPAQSIKTSNLEENGSVKHEDSQKNQQNEQKVIYLTFDDGPSAFTLDILQTLNTYNMKATFFMLEPNMRAYPKELDAIIKNGHIPALHGVTHNVAKIYRSEKTVVNEMAIAQATLMKMTGTGTSLIRTPYGSAPYMKPSYKEAVEAAGFHLWDWTVDSEDWKYKNGEYVDRVIGQIEQIQHNDKPIIILLHDLRTTAEHLPALLTYLQTNGYQAEVLNEQLSAFHF
- a CDS encoding glycerate kinase is translated as MKIVIAPDSFKRSLTALEAAQAIEKGVKNAILHAETVLVPVADGGEGTMDSLVSATNGHKVEHKVKGPLLHPVQAAYGILGDQETCVIEMASASGLCLIDSARLNPMTATTFGTGQLIKKALDDGCSKFILAIGGSATNDGGVGMLQALGMKFLDANGEPVGYGGSELIRIAHIDDQEFDSRIANCEFLIATDVQNPLVGENGASFVFGPQKGATPEMVEILDNNLRHWADLVGIKTGIRLHDMPGAGAAGGIGGAFQAFFPSVTKRGIDLVIEYSGLSDHLADADCVFTGEGQIDFQTASGKTPMGVAEAAKIKGIPVFALTGSIGKGIDVLYEHGITSVHSIINSPITLQEAIANAAILLEQGAEQVMRTYLASN
- a CDS encoding MFS transporter; translated protein: MEHVEKLEIGGQKAKKKSRRNVHNKKWAVLSLATIPLVMTLGNSMLIPVLPAMEKNLNITSLQTSMILTVYSIVAIILIPVAGGLSDYIGRKKVIIPSLLIAGIGGLISGWAAWKANDAYWIILCGRALQGVGAAGAAPIVMPLIGDMFKSDDEVSSSLGMIETSNTFGKVLSPILGAYLASFFWFLPFFAFPVFCALSILLVWLLIKTPKEREEPVPFKQFLVNIKKTFTHNGKWLYAIFVIGVIMMFVLFGVLFYLSDVLEKKYDIINIKKGLLLAVPLGALCLASFITGKIIKENKILMKWIIFGGTVLTAVSVGILSFSNGLWFMLILFTFGGIGIGVALPCLDALITCGIEKKERGTITSIYSSMRFIGVAAGPPVMALLMKNTEKLLFYFLSGLTVIAILATFMAIKPDEENA
- a CDS encoding DUF255 domain-containing protein; this translates as MQSFLSEDRYSPTYNWLVLSRSPFLKKHERNPVNWLEWSEEAFDKAKREGKLVFVYIADSHCHLCALMGRDSFEDEETAQLLNNRFICIMIDKEEHPDIAALYLSKCQKMVGKGEGPLNVFLTSEQEILYAARYLPRESLDDGMIRFKELITQVYEQNDKNRDYE
- a CDS encoding putative holin-like toxin — translated: MPLTVFETIMIMISFSSLIIAVLSFNHKK
- a CDS encoding MOSC domain-containing protein — translated: MGNQILALNIGRPNLHLWDGVTFNSAIRKRPVSEVLLTKDGFKGDSVGNPEVHGGPDRAVCLYPIEHYEQWENEFQKPFQMPAFGENISVADHQEKDVYIGDIFSLGEAIIQVSQGRVPCTSISKHNKAENLLSRVVETGYTGYFFRVLQEGIVKADSSLTLMERRQEKFSVLAGNQLMFHDRKNREAIEELIQLEELAEVWRNRLMKAL
- a CDS encoding DUF2935 domain-containing protein, whose amino-acid sequence is MAASFEKAAKFEHGFWLQVLGDHARFILDSLAPSEKEFIQEANYFIGVFDQLLGRVEAENLLELSLRADEEAKKIRQFKLTILERHLVGKVKIHLGPTFMNHMVNEVDEYLLILKYLKNEEAPPIFHELHHHLLWLLDAAGHAGAISDNMELPEKRIKKLSDTFTKDFEAFYLKAVELTGFLRTNLSSFPALQKFNKDVSLEMKLFMNFLDEIEELRLSKEALGTFSALMADHMFREECYYLTKLAESTQAEKPDCNPAKPRLKE